The Manduca sexta isolate Smith_Timp_Sample1 unplaced genomic scaffold, JHU_Msex_v1.0 HiC_scaffold_77, whole genome shotgun sequence genome includes the window tcacttagttaacctccaaccactgtcgcggctagtcggcttactaactttatgtatttttataaataaaatgccttcctgtgttttagacgatgtacaaattatactccaattGTGAATGAAAAAATCGTTTCATTTCGTACGTTTGTAATAAGTATGCAccatttaacttatttttaactaataaatgcattttattcgactgtcatggcgacggggcggtcgacgcggcGCTCGGGCCCACTCGGGATCACTCAGGCCGTATcaatgtgactatagtaaacactgcgctgtttttatgtgcaattttgttagtgtatgacgcgtctatttgtaaaacgtcattggtaaTGAAGGTGTTTTTGCAGTGAGTAGCTCGTTGTGTAACTCCACGACAGCGGGCcaggcggcgggcgcggggagTGCCGCGGGCGCGGGGGCGGCGGGGCCCAGCCGCGCCGACGCTTCCTCACCACACCATGTCACCACCACGCATGCTGGTAAGTCATTGAAGATATCCTTATAGAgggcagtggcaaagggtgaaatattccgaaaagaaacccgacacaacatataattaCTAATACGCATTAATACCgtatgcaaatcgttctaatgataattagattaaaaataaattctccaTAAAGGTAAGCCTACAAGAATCGAgctatatggatccttcgccactgatagaggGAATTCATACTTGTACATATTAACatcaaatcaaaactttaatCGAAAAGATATTGAGAATTAACTTTCGAcgatcgaaataaaaatatattgacgaTTGTATAGCCGATTTTTTGGACTTTTCGACGGGGCGGACTTTGGTGTTGCTCgtttgaaaagtcaaagttatgtAAGCCATACACGCTACGGTCTACCGGAGAGGTCCTCTGTAcaggtatgcctgcgcaggtatcaattgaaagaattgattttcgatcCTGCGCCGGTCGCCTGCACAGGCTCAAAAATCTGCACAGGTCTATTCCCACACACATTGCGGTCTATcggcgcaggcatacctgcaccggTGGACCTTTCCGATGGACCGTAGCATGTGTGACAGccattacaatatctacctacattttacaattacttatacttttattttagctTTTGACGGTTCGATTTATGCAGAACGAGCTCAGTGTGCAGTCggaatccaaaaaaaatacaataaaattctaaaacaattttttttattgcttgtagtcatgagacgagcttgccgttctgatggtaaacgatacgaccgataaacaggagaaacaccaataacttgaattactaagtgtttggtattccactgcgctcgccatcctgagacatgagatgttaagtcttattaagtccagtagttacactggctacaacgtcctttaaaccggaacacaacagtgactgctacttggcggcagaaatagacattgcggtggtacctagtacctacctacccagacggaatCTCAAATATGAGAGTAGTGTAGAACAAAATCTGCTTCATTGAATTTGTCGTAGGCGGCGGTCGTCGCGGCGCGCTGCAGCTGTGGCAGTTTCTCGTGTCCCTGCTCGCGGAGGGTGCTCGCTGCGTCGCCTGGACCGGCAGGGGCTTGAGTTCAAACTGCACGAACCGGAGGAGGTGAGTTACTTACACCTCTAGAGCAGTGGCGAatggagattttttttaaaaggtaactcgagtcaaaaaaaatgtcttagttAACATAACGGCCTATTtaagagaaaacaaaaactaagacgaacataaataaacatgactgactgcctcggtggcgtagttgtactccATGAgcagtacgacagcgctctgaggtcctgggttcgaatcccgggtcgggcaaagtgatatttgggggttttttgctcagtatcggcccggagtctggaatttgtgcccgatattataggctcgccccctatcacatcatgggacggaacacttggcgaaagtgggtgccttggttgcgcctctgcataccccttcggtgataaatgcgtgatgtagtGTGTGTGcgtcaataaacataaaaaggaagccggtaggaatcaagtCGTGTGGACTCTTCGACACTGCTATAGAGTATTTACACAAAACGAAGTCACAGTTGTATAAGCAATCCGAACAATGGACAAATAATGTAACCAATAAGTTCACTGATGACTGTATTGAGATGAATTTTTCAAGGGGGTTTGTGGGTCAACGAAACGTtgagacaaaattataataccgtcaaatccgaaaaatagtattattttgaggttatttttatattatgagtcaTTTTGTATCTACATTCTGAACAATTTGATCATTCTTAGGGGTTATTAAAAATGTCTGTATGTAATACTAGTATTTGCCTGCAGGTGGCGCGTCGCTGGGGCGCTCAGAAGAACCGGCCGGCCATGAACTACGATAAACTGTCCCGCTCCCTCAGATATTACTACGAGAAGGGCATCATGCAGAAAGTtgcaggtacacactacacatacAGGTTACCACGGGCGTCGGGAGGGACCGGAACtaaccacaataaaaataactaaatgatATATAATAACTGAATATGATTTATGGAAGGTGTAGTGTATGCGGACACAGCGGTGGGGTCATTCGACCACCGACCGTGGCGGAGTGAACTTGTGCGTTGTGTGATGCATACTTAtatctagtattataaataaatagtgttttATTAACGCCATAGTCATCACagaaggatcttggggaggtCTCCAACGTTGcgacattataggctgatacgaTACGATAAGAATTACAATGGAAACTATtgacagaggttttattatggttttgcATAATATACAAACACTCATGCGactatggtaaaaaaaaataataataattatgtaacctAAATAGTGTGTAGTTGCAGATACACctccctaaaaataattttggcggCGCCCATGCAGGTAACCTCTTTGTTTTCGCAGAAAAGTcaattactattactattagCAACCGAACTTATTATAATGCGTGTGCACATCGGTGAGGACAGAACTTGTGGAGTGTATGCATTAATTTGTGCCTGACTGTAATCACAGAGATAAGGCGAACTTTTTCGAAgatccaaatttttttttttaattgctgtgaatgacgagacgagcttgtcgttcggctgatggtaagtgatacgacctaGAAACACAAAcactatgaattacaaagtattgtttggtattccactgcgctcgccatcctgagacatgagatgttaagtcttattatgtccagtagttacactggctacaatgtctttcaaaccggaacacaacaacgactacacactgttgcttgacggcagaaatagacactgcggttgtacatacctacccaggcggactcttacatatgagaggcctaccactaGTAGCCAGTTTTGTTCGCAAAAAATTGTCTTTCATGATGGTGTTCTAACCAATGCCTGTGGCGCCCTTTTAAGCCTTTAACGTCCTCATGAGCTATTCAACGACGTTGTGGTCACTCTCTCTTTATGACCAACTAGTAGatctcacatatgtgagagtccaggtaccaccgccatgtctatttctgtcaagcagtgtgtagtcactgttgtgttccggtttgaacattgtagccagtgtaactactggacataatagtacatctcatgtctcaggatagcgagcgcagtgaatACCAAacacattgtaattcaaggtttctactgtttatggattgtatcgcttaccatcagaacgACAAGTTCGTATCGTCAaccaaatatgaaaaaaatctgCCCTCTTCTCCTTAagaggccgttcaagtattacgtaacgcaatttggttcttgtaaaacgttacgatgcgttacaggggcgcgGGGGGtccgtacaaagcgttatgtaacattggattttttattgaaaaacaataacaaaggactttcgactttccggtattttgcgtaaaataattgtaaatattagaaaaaaatgtagCTTTAGAGTTATATATTTTGGAGGGAGGGCGGGGGTGcaggaaaatgttacggcgcgttacatgggagggttaaaaatcttcaaaaattgcgttacgtaacaccagggccgtagctagggggggggggcattgtggggcaatgccctaccttaaaatagtaATGCCCgaccttaataattaacaaaattgtacattactactGAACGAAAATATACGGAgcagcgtttttttttatttttacgatttggaagttggtcccatagtaagagttatcCGTATTGACGGGTGAAATAACTGTCCTTTGAGATTTATGGGAGTTTTGTCACAATCGGAATATACttattaccttaacaattatcgaagtataaaactttttttttttactcacgtTAACGAGTGCaggaaaccaaaaatcgattgagcagatcagatttagtgacatttttatttccaccctgcttgtaataacagctgccctaccttaaattcaagtgtAGCTGCGATCCTGCGTaacacttgaacggcccctaagccGGTTCTATCGCCTGTACAACTAACCTTTCGTGTCTCTTCTCAGGCGAGCGCTACGTGTACAAGTTCGTGTGCGACCCGGAAGCGTTGTTCAGCATGGCGTCCCCGCCCCGCGCGCGCTCGCCCCCCGCGCCCGCACCCGCCTACGACGTCCTCTCGCAGCTGTACGGGGGGGTCGTGTACCCGCAATATCTGCAGCATCCGCCCCAGACCGAATATCAAAATAGACGGTATTATCATCATTTGGGACATTACGAtgcgtaaaatattattaagttatttataaatgcaattaaTGTTATTCTGCCGTGATAAGCTTAAAAgcggtatctaaaaaaaatcaaaatcttgattaaaagtcagatagcttaaagaaatacccatccaatgaacttacctaaataacggtgtctcgtttagaactttttaaaaaaccaaaagagtttctctatctcagttttacatacaaaactatatttacgaaACTTCGATTATCTGGAAATAATGTTTCCCTGATACTGCTTTTTcgtttagcacggcagtattttattattattgtttatgacCAATTATTTTCTAAAGGAAGGTTTATGcattcgtatttatatttagcgacagtttttacattttctgatttgaatgatatttttgagtttgtttgtgataaatattactttgaatagatgaaatcagaaatttatataggtaatgttgacaagacgtattttatttcgcattacctatataaatttctgatttcatctatttaaagtaatatttatcagttTGTAGCGGTGGAAGGATcccgttttaattttattataagactagcttttgcccgcggctccgcccgcgttataaagtttttcaggctaaagtttttcgttataaaagtagtagtttcccgggagcctctcaaactgtctccataccaaatttcatcttaatacgttgggtagtttttgagtttaatacgttcaggcagacagatgcagcgggggactttgttttataatatattttttagaactttttaagaggaataatcccgtcatacatcattgttgcataactttaatcgtttacgcagcgcacgcaacggaagctctcaaaactaataatttttccccgtttttgcaacatgtttcattactgctccgctccgattggtcatagcgtgatgatatatagcctatagcactccaggaacaaagtgctatccaacacaaatatatttttttcagttcgatctgatagttcctgagattagccattactgctccgctcctattggtcatagcgtgatgatatatacccatagtactccacgaacaaagaactatccaacacaaaaatatttttcagtttgaaccggtagttcctgagattagccattactgctccgctcctattggtcatagcgtgatgatatatagcctatagcactacactaataaagagctatccaacacaaaaagaatttttcagttcgaaccggtagttcctgagattagtcattactgctccgctcctattggtcatagcgtgatgatatatagcctatagcactccacgaacaaagggctatccaacacaaaaagaatttttcagtttggaccggtagttcctgagattagccattactgccccgctcctattgggtatagcgtgatgatatatagcctatagcactccacgaacaaagggctatccaacgcaaaaagaatttttcaatttggactggtagttcctgagattagcgcgttcaaacaaacaaacaaacaaacaaacaaacaaactcttcagctttatataatagtatagatctTGAAGCTCGAAAATGAAGAAGGAACctcctcaaaatcaaataagatttttattatttttatatatttcaattagttatgtttcataacaaaaaagttaaatattacgtttgaacaaaataaaaactttctcCTTAAACTACAATAACTCaaaaatgatgaaaaaaaatccgaaaaggAACGCGgcacaacataatatagatactaaaatgcataaatgtCTGCAAATGGcactaatgataattagattctacataaatcacaaaagggaaacaggaatcgggttatatgtaGGCTTACCATACGTCCCGGTTTGACCGGGATAGTCCCGGTTTGAGATCCCTGTCCCGGCGCGGCGCGGTCCCGGTCAAACTTGAACAGCACCGACACCCCAACCAATCATTCCcccgccacgccgcgccgcgccgcccgtgcCACCCGCGCCAAAGACGAAACAAAAGCGAGCGAGAACGACTGATACCGACTGCAGCAAAATGAAAATGAGCCTCTTTCTCTTCTGCGTCCCGGTTTGACTCTTCGTAATTATGGTAAGCCTAgttatatggacacttcgcTATTGCAACCcagaaagtaattttatatacggTTAATAAGAATGTATTAAAActtgtgtttttattacattactagcttttgttcgcagcTGCGTCCGTGTGAactagttttccgggataaaagtcccgctatatgttttcccgggatagaaattaccctataaccttcccagggtcttaaactatctctatatttaatttaacttccGAAACAACTTCACATTACTTTGAAACTCAATGGATAAATTAACTTTGAAAATGTGTCTTTGTTTCACattattactgtatttttagaataataataaaagcaatcgattgtaaatataaataataatataaaattagcaTTGATTAACACAACATTAGCGTAATATTTAggctaattttataaattacgaatttaaagtttcaaaatttgtaaaatagatggcgttgtttgACAACCATTACAATAAGGTTTTATGGTTAGCttttagaaaaatgtttttagtcgcaatgtaataataattaaattatttatttattttaaatgtaaatattttaatcaaactaaataattaagggcatgtacttttatttagtaaaatcataataaaatgccTTGAtggagtagttgtattacaatacaaaaccactgaggtcctgggttcgaatcccgagtcgagcaaagtgatgtttgggtttttctcctCATTATCAGGTCGCAGTCTGgtatttgtacccgatatgagaggctcgtcccctatcacatcatgggacggaacacataatCGAAAAGTGGGCGCCGTGATTGCACATCTGTCTATCCCTTCGAGAATAAAGGGGTGATGTgggtttgttttttaatcataaataatacaacatttGCGTTAGGAAATTTGCatcatacagggtcattttgacatcgcgttactaaatgaaataacaatttacctacttggaaataacactacaataagttacttgagccgtagatgtaatataaaaagtgtaagtttcgaacaaaataaatattaataaaaagtaattttaattttacgcgctctaatgccactactactctaagagaattcgtcgctaCAACATCATtcttagtcagaaatacacgcACGGACACgacatattcgcattaaaaaacaaaattatcataaaatcagaaaactaaaaccaggatttttggtgaaaatattcgttattaatggatgatttttggcaccatgtcagcaaaggtgaaaacgagtgtgtggtttcatttagtaacgcaatgacaGCATGaccttttattataatataagatttaaaatgcTGTACAAATAgcttaatatgttttttgtaataaatagtaGTCCGCGTATAATccctttgataaaatattaaacaatgtatcttttttattccataaatcTAGTCAGTCAGTAGTTTTATAAAGGTTTTATACAGAAAACATGTTTAATCGATCTCTGCAGCTCTTTAAACTTAAAATGTAGTTTGCAATTTTGTAATTGATCGCCCATTTCAGCTTTagacaattctttttttttatacaaatgattCGACTGAGGTTCATATATTTATCGATTCAATGTTGAGGTAACATCACTATTGTGGTTCAAGGTTAGCCTTAGTCTGTTGATTCCCAACGTGGTCCAGGACCACTATGGACCAGGTTTAACAGGAGACTCGACGGGGTGTGTATGTTGGCatgaccaaaaaatgggggttcacaattcgtaagcggggatccaagaaaatgtttatttatttatttaaatacaatgtcgtaatattggtacaattaacaatgtgacgtgcgtCTTCatttataggagaccacagcatgcaaatttatgtattattatagcggcaaaaataataatatttgggaTTCAtagtaaaaaactaaaatgttggcttgactccACCTATCAATGTAAGCAGATATTTCAAGAAGCTCAGCGACTGTTACCTGtaaaacttgcatattctggCACTGTCGAAGTTCAACTAAAGTCCTGCACCGCGTGGAGCCCATGTAAGCGCAGACTTTTTCTAGGGTGGTCAAAGATATTTCTGAGTGATTAGCCCTCTCTGCCCTTCTCGAACTACGCCCATGGTAGCCATTCTACTTTGTCAACTATCTTAAAAGAAATCCACTTTAACCGTAAATGCTTCAATTCTAccttaaatatacaatattatcttaGACATGCTAAATTGGCAATGaagttcttttttattagtGTGAAACGACACCACGTTTTTATCAAAAGCTCCCGATATTCTAACAGATTTTGTTGGGAATTAGATGCCCAGGGTAATAATCCTTATTTACATTTCCTCCATCCCcaaaaatgaaaatgttataGTTAAAAAGCAATACTGCATCGTCATACTCCGTCAATAGATATTGATTATTCCCACCCTTACATAAACAAATTGTgaggaaacaaaatattacaatgaagCAATCTGCGTAAACGATGACTCGCTGTTAGAGGTCATTACAAAATTAACTATTGATTTAAAAGTTACATAATGGTTGGATGTATTGAATCCAATTTGTAATTGTTACCGATATGTTATTAGagtttgaataaacatttttaacgagTTCGAAGGGGACTGAGGTTTTAGTTGTCTAAGAAGTCAATAGTCATACATTTCACAATTATAGCAATAACTTAAATCAGAAAATACTACATGTTGACGTTAATAATGAGAATCGGTAAGTCAGCGACAGAACGTCATGTAGTGAGTGACGGAGATGCTCTTGTTGGGTTACAAGAAGAAAAATGGAGCAAAGCttgtgattaaataaatatatcgttGAAAGGCTGGAAGGCgtagtacaaaaataacatcACAAACaagtaattcaaaattacacCGTCACAGTACATTTCTTTTTTCTAAGTTGACATAGATTCTAACTTCTAACAGCAACAGGAAGTCAAAGGTAGTCAACTATCTCTAAAGCCAATTTAATCTTGGGCATAGGGTTAGTCCCTGATCTTGATTTTTTGGACGCAGGCCAAAAtttggataatgccgccccggACCACCTATATTGTTacctttatcatcatcattatcatttcgcgccccgcggaacataatttatgtgtttaatgtactgaacgtctcagtagtcaaagttgcgttaatgatgagttgcGTATGCGTCTGCCAAATGTGAATTTGCTGCACgataaattcgccgcccggggcacgggtcCTGGCTAGCcaccccctagatccggggctggctAGGGTAGAGCAATGATGGGCGGCGGGCACCATGGAAACGACTTGGCTCATCCAGAAAAAAGGCTCACGCTTGCAATGGCTTCGTGTGGTACAGGCCTTTCGTTAGATGAG containing:
- the LOC119193593 gene encoding ETS translocation variant 1-like: MSVCNTSICLQVARRWGAQKNRPAMNYDKLSRSLRYYYEKGIMQKVAGERYVYKFVCDPEALFSMASPPRARSPPAPAPAYDVLSQLYGGVVYPQYLQHPPQTEYQNRRYYHHLGHYDA